Proteins from a single region of Centropristis striata isolate RG_2023a ecotype Rhode Island chromosome 9, C.striata_1.0, whole genome shotgun sequence:
- the LOC131978124 gene encoding interferon-induced protein with tetratricopeptide repeats 1-like isoform X1 has product MSAAQSQTTLMSKLEALQCHFTWDLDLSRSKLFRLRDRLKDIGTEEGISWLGHIHNLQGFVEYKMKNIENAQSFFNKAAEAFCQLRNADEGPWLVVNYGNLAWLHHHLGDEAESEAYLSKVDALMNKYPSPSQDELHPEIYAEKAWTLRKFTAEKKLLAADYFQRAIRMQPDMVEWNSSYVLGLVNDLNYNSTGVEAEVLEKLRIAKEQDPENLYLAVKYLDERAKKGERVEDEARELAQRVFINPVSSYSGFKALIRVYRNYVSVDEAIDLVEEALENHPDERYLKKCAALCYKWKIIFFRESHPKQSMIDRAITLHKEVISLYPHSSLVKKIDLANIYAKSSNGLAKAEQIYQELLERDLEPTDKQMLYNSYAKFLNFDRQDCNRSVRYHMKAAAIPQQSFFRDNSIKVLEKIKGRNRNRMCREIEEFLEKLELLSKNH; this is encoded by the exons ATGAG TGCTGCTCAGAGTCAAACTACACTGATGTCCAAACTGGAGGCCCTGCAGTGCCACTTCACCTGGGATCTGGACCTCAGCAGGTCCAAACTTTTCCGTCTCCGGGACCGACTGAAGGACATCGGCACCGAGGAGGGAATCAGCTGGCTGGGTCACATTCACAACCTGCAGGGGTTTGTTGAATACAAGatgaaaaacatagaaaatgccCAGAGCTTCTTCAACAAGGCTGCAGAGGCCTTCTGCCAGCTGAGAAACGCAGACGAGGGTCCCTGGTTGGTGGTGAACTACGGGAACCTGGCTTGGCTGCACCACCACCTGGGGGACGAAGCAGAGAGTGAGGCTTACCTGTCAAAGGTCGACGCCCTGATGAATAAATACCCGTCTCCATCCCAGGACGAGCTCCATCCGGAGATCTACGCTGAAAAAGCCTGGACCCTGAGGAAGTTCACTGCAGAGAAGAAGCTGCTGGCTGCAGATTACTTCCAGAGAGCCATCAGGATGCAGCCGGACATGGTGGAGTGGAACTCCAGCTACGTCTTGGGGTTGGTGAATGATTTGAATTACAACAGCACAGGGGTGGAGGCTGAGGTCTTGGAGAAATTGAGAATCGCTAAGGAACAAGATCCAGAGAACTTGTACCTCGCTGTTAAGTACCTTGACGAACGTGctaaaaaaggagaaagggtTGAAGATGAAGCTCGTGAGTTAGCACAAAGGGTTTTCATAAATCCTGTCAGCAGCTACAGCGGCTTTAAAGCATTGATTCGGGTTTACAGAAACTACGTTTCTGTCGATGAGGCTATTGATTTGGTAGAGGAGGCTCTGGAGAACCATCCAGATGAGCGTTATCTGAAGAAATGTGCTGCACTCTGCTATAAGTGGAAGATCATTTTTTTCAGGGAAAGTCATCCAAAGCAAAGCATGATAGACAGAGCAATCACTCTCCACAAGGAGGTGATTTCTCTTTACCCACATTCTTCACTTGTGAAGAAAATAGACCTCGCCAACATATACGCAAAGTCAAGTAACGGTCTAGCTAAAGCTGAGCAGATCTACCAGGAACTGTTAGAACGGGACCTGGAACCTACAGACAAACAGATGCTTTACAACAGCTATGCAaagtttttaaactttgatCGACAGGATTGCAACAGGTCTGTACGATATCACATGAAGGCAGCTGCGATACCCCAACAATCCTTCTTTCGAGACAACAGCATCAAAGTTCTGGAGAAGATTAAAGGCAGAAACAGGAACCGAATGTGTAGAGAAATAGAGGAGTTTCTGGAAAAATTGGAACTTCTCAGCAAAAACCATTAG